Proteins from a single region of Metallibacterium scheffleri:
- a CDS encoding HAMP domain-containing sensor histidine kinase, translating to MSTASANKSSSFFRLSLLLAGLFALASLLMAGALYVSVTRNVRERLHEDIRTDALDLASLASHFGASALRSEIEQRVDLHTPLPRWYALFAPNGQRLAGNLAWRPPGPGWWHRPFRARPSPTGHLAPVHTLTLLALGTAQGDLLVVGRDRTYIDELEASYGRAFAGVLLLTVGIALALGALIGRRMLRRVSAMSDTAAAISAGQLSRRMPVRGNGDEFDRIAQTVNEMLKRIETLLGEMRRIGADIAHDLRTPLTHLRRRLESARAHPPATGIELDTLLEDALQEIDELLLIFQALLRIARVESGEARADFVAIDLGALLTELADAYSPVAEAEGRHLDLSLQPNIVVLGDRELLVQAFVNLIENAIRHTSEGARIQLKIHRVAQSVIASVADNGPGIPIADRDDVLQPFRRLDRSRHTPGNGLGLALVRAVAELHDAELTLTDNTPGLCVNLHFALFERKA from the coding sequence GTGTCGACGGCGTCAGCGAATAAATCCAGCAGTTTCTTTCGCCTCAGCCTGCTGCTGGCGGGTCTGTTTGCGCTGGCCTCGCTGCTGATGGCGGGTGCGCTGTACGTGAGTGTGACCCGCAACGTGCGCGAGCGCCTGCATGAGGATATTCGCACGGATGCACTGGATCTGGCCTCGCTGGCCTCGCATTTCGGTGCATCTGCGCTGCGCAGCGAAATCGAGCAACGCGTGGACCTGCATACTCCGCTACCGCGCTGGTACGCCTTGTTCGCGCCCAATGGCCAGCGTCTGGCGGGCAATCTCGCCTGGCGGCCGCCGGGTCCGGGCTGGTGGCATCGCCCATTTCGCGCGCGCCCATCACCGACGGGGCATCTTGCCCCCGTGCATACGTTGACGCTGCTTGCCCTTGGCACTGCGCAGGGCGATTTGCTCGTGGTCGGCCGCGATCGCACCTACATCGACGAGCTTGAAGCGAGCTACGGGCGCGCCTTCGCCGGCGTCCTGCTGCTGACCGTCGGTATTGCACTGGCGCTGGGTGCGCTGATCGGCCGGCGCATGCTGCGTCGTGTCTCGGCCATGAGTGACACCGCTGCGGCCATCAGCGCCGGACAATTGTCCAGGCGCATGCCGGTACGCGGCAACGGCGACGAATTCGACCGTATCGCGCAAACCGTCAACGAGATGCTGAAGCGCATCGAGACGCTGCTGGGTGAAATGCGGCGTATCGGCGCAGATATCGCGCATGATTTGCGCACGCCACTGACGCATCTGCGCCGCAGATTGGAATCAGCGCGCGCGCACCCACCCGCAACGGGTATCGAACTTGACACTCTGCTCGAGGATGCCCTGCAGGAAATCGATGAGCTGCTGCTGATCTTTCAGGCCTTGCTGCGCATCGCACGTGTGGAATCAGGCGAAGCCCGTGCAGATTTTGTCGCTATTGATCTCGGCGCCTTGCTCACCGAATTGGCCGACGCTTATTCACCGGTGGCCGAAGCCGAGGGCCGCCATCTCGATCTCAGCCTGCAGCCCAACATCGTGGTGCTGGGTGATCGCGAACTGCTGGTGCAAGCTTTTGTCAATTTGATCGAGAACGCGATCCGGCATACGTCCGAGGGGGCACGCATTCAACTGAAAATTCATCGCGTGGCGCAAAGCGTCATCGCCAGTGTTGCTGATAACGGTCCAGGCATCCCGATTGCAGATCGCGACGATGTATTGCAGCCGTTTCGGCGCCTGGACCGCAGCCGGCATACACCGGGCAATGGCCTAGGTCTGGCGCTTGTGCGTGCCGTGGCTGAGCTCCACGATGCCGAACTCACGCTCACCGATAATACCCCGGGGCTTTGCGTGAACCTGCATTTTGCATTATTCGAAAGGAAAGCCTGA
- a CDS encoding response regulator transcription factor — protein MRILVVEDDGETRDWIARGLEEEGYHVETADDGHEGLFMATQGAFDALVVDRMLPKLDGLGLVKALRAADLRSPIIMLTALIETPQRVEGLNAGADDYLGKPFAFTELVARLQALGRRPPLAAVQTTFEAGPLRLDVASRTVTRNGETMDLTPTEFRLLESLMRHAGKVVTRTMLLEQVWHFHFDPRTSVVETHMSRLRAKIDRGWNGSELIETVRGYGYRVRVDGVSE, from the coding sequence ATGCGTATTCTGGTGGTTGAGGACGATGGCGAGACCCGCGACTGGATCGCGCGCGGGCTCGAAGAAGAGGGCTATCACGTCGAAACTGCCGACGATGGCCACGAAGGTTTGTTCATGGCGACCCAAGGTGCGTTTGATGCGCTGGTGGTGGATCGCATGTTGCCCAAACTGGATGGTCTTGGCCTGGTCAAGGCACTGCGCGCGGCCGACCTGCGTTCGCCAATCATCATGCTCACGGCGCTGATCGAGACTCCGCAACGTGTCGAGGGACTCAACGCCGGTGCCGATGACTACCTCGGCAAACCGTTCGCGTTCACCGAACTGGTCGCGCGCCTGCAGGCATTGGGTCGTCGCCCGCCACTGGCCGCAGTACAAACCACGTTCGAGGCCGGCCCATTGCGGCTGGATGTGGCCAGCCGCACCGTCACTCGCAACGGCGAGACAATGGATCTCACCCCGACCGAGTTCCGCCTGCTGGAAAGTCTCATGCGCCATGCCGGCAAAGTGGTGACACGCACCATGCTGCTGGAGCAGGTCTGGCATTTCCATTTCGATCCGCGCACCAGCGTCGTCGAAACCCATATGTCGCGACTGCGCGCCAAGATCGATCGTGGCTGGAATGGTAGTGAGCTGATCGAAACCGTCCGCGGCTACGGATATCGCGTGCGTGTCGACGGCGTCAGCGAATAA
- a CDS encoding OmpW/AlkL family protein, protein MKKTLITTVLLAGLSLSGAGFAQVATPWVVRFGAHTVDPKSNNGSLVGGTLAARVSSDTKPTFSVEYMFNKNLGLWVQAAWPFEHEIKLNGVKAGTTKQLPPTITLNWHFMPDSAISPFLGAGLNMTHFFSTRTYGPLAGASLKVDNSYGLAAHAGVDFRLGERWLATADLYWIDIQPDVKVNGAKVGTVKIDPLVYGMSLGYRF, encoded by the coding sequence ATGAAAAAGACCCTGATTACCACCGTCCTGCTGGCCGGCTTGAGCCTGTCGGGTGCGGGCTTCGCACAAGTTGCCACTCCGTGGGTCGTGCGCTTTGGCGCCCACACGGTGGACCCGAAATCCAACAATGGCAGTCTGGTCGGTGGCACCTTGGCGGCCCGCGTCAGCAGCGATACCAAACCAACCTTCAGCGTTGAATACATGTTCAACAAGAACCTGGGCTTGTGGGTGCAGGCGGCATGGCCGTTCGAACACGAAATCAAGCTCAACGGCGTCAAGGCCGGCACCACCAAGCAATTGCCACCGACGATCACATTGAACTGGCACTTCATGCCCGACAGTGCGATCTCGCCGTTTCTGGGCGCTGGTCTGAACATGACTCATTTCTTCAGCACGCGTACTTACGGCCCATTGGCCGGTGCCAGCCTGAAGGTCGACAACAGCTACGGATTGGCTGCGCATGCCGGTGTGGATTTCCGACTCGGCGAACGCTGGCTGGCCACGGCTGACCTGTACTGGATCGACATCCAGCCAGACGTCAAGGTCAATGGTGCCAAGGTCGGCACGGTGAAGATCGATCCGCTGGTTTACGGGATGAGCCTCGGCTACCGCTTCTGA
- the mutM gene encoding bifunctional DNA-formamidopyrimidine glycosylase/DNA-(apurinic or apyrimidinic site) lyase, with the protein MPELPEVETTRRGLQPHVEGRRVLNVVLRRADLRWPIPAAIERVLPGQRIGAIERRAKYLLLHTQAGSALIHLGMSGALRVLAPGVPVGSHDHYDLLLDTGRVLRYTDPRRFGCLLWQAPGTLHPLLAELGPEPLAADFDGDYLWRRAHDRSAPIKTFLMDQRIVVGVGNIYAAEALFTAGIHPLRAAGRVSRARCAALADAVKRILEHAIARGGTTLRDFISPDGLPGYFEQELTVYGRAGLPCKRCGHTVNMITLGQRSSFYCPHCQR; encoded by the coding sequence ATGCCGGAACTCCCTGAAGTCGAAACCACACGCCGCGGCCTGCAGCCCCACGTCGAGGGCAGGCGCGTGCTGAACGTGGTCCTGCGCCGCGCGGATTTGCGCTGGCCGATCCCGGCAGCCATCGAGCGTGTCCTGCCGGGACAGCGGATCGGCGCCATCGAGCGCCGTGCCAAATATCTGCTGCTGCACACGCAGGCAGGCAGCGCGCTGATTCATCTGGGCATGTCAGGCGCGCTGCGCGTCCTGGCGCCGGGCGTGCCCGTCGGTTCACACGATCACTACGACCTGCTCCTGGATACCGGGCGCGTGCTGCGCTACACCGATCCGCGCCGCTTCGGCTGTCTGCTGTGGCAAGCGCCTGGCACGCTGCATCCGCTGCTGGCAGAACTCGGCCCGGAGCCACTTGCGGCGGATTTCGATGGCGACTATTTGTGGCGCCGCGCGCATGACCGCAGCGCACCGATCAAAACATTTTTGATGGATCAACGCATCGTGGTGGGTGTGGGCAACATCTACGCGGCCGAGGCCCTGTTCACGGCCGGCATCCATCCGCTGCGTGCTGCCGGGCGCGTGAGCCGGGCACGATGTGCGGCACTGGCGGATGCGGTCAAGCGCATCCTCGAGCATGCGATTGCCCGCGGCGGCACCACGCTGCGCGATTTCATCTCGCCCGACGGATTGCCCGGCTACTTCGAGCAGGAACTCACGGTGTACGGCCGCGCCGGTCTGCCGTGCAAGCGCTGTGGCCACACGGTCAACATGATCACCTTGGGCCAGCGCAGCAGTTTCTATTGCCCGCACTGCCAGCGCTGA
- a CDS encoding GldG family protein — protein sequence MRARLDGLLFYTLLLLAAAALGYLSTCYATSWDWTYAARASIAPQSIAVLHELKQPLQVTSYVDPGSALRATISGFIARYQRYKPDLTLRFIDPATDPAAIRAAGISVDGELVLRYGDRSLHLTQLSDQSFTDALADLARGGTRLVAFVTGDGERSADGRANADLGSFMAQMAAQGVRALPLNFAQVASVPQNANLVVLASPLAQLAPGATQALVHWLHDGGNLLWLTDPGSEHLGLAPLAKELGIRALPGEIIDPSGAAAGVRDPRVLVVSHYPPDPITRDFALDTAFPGVVALARTQGNWKYTPLLVSSPQSYTAAAGVGAAPAYAASAGDLRGPLDFGFTLTRLSANPLHTEQRVVVIGDGDFLSNTFLGNGGNAALGARIFDWLLGDDTLVHLPPRTAPDRHLNIGQRGLNALTLTLIALPLLLLALASALWLRRRRR from the coding sequence ATGCGCGCACGTCTCGACGGCCTGCTGTTCTACACACTGCTGCTGCTCGCGGCGGCGGCACTGGGCTATCTGAGCACGTGCTACGCCACGAGCTGGGACTGGACATACGCTGCGCGTGCCAGCATCGCGCCGCAGAGCATCGCAGTGCTGCACGAACTCAAACAGCCGCTGCAGGTCACCAGCTATGTCGACCCGGGCAGCGCTTTGCGCGCGACCATCAGCGGCTTCATCGCGCGTTACCAGCGCTACAAGCCGGATCTGACGTTGCGCTTCATCGATCCGGCCACTGATCCCGCCGCGATTCGCGCCGCCGGCATCAGCGTCGATGGCGAACTGGTGTTGCGCTATGGCGATCGCAGCCTGCACCTGACGCAATTGTCCGATCAGAGCTTTACTGACGCGCTGGCGGATCTGGCGCGTGGCGGCACGCGCCTGGTCGCGTTCGTCACCGGTGACGGCGAGCGCAGCGCCGATGGCCGCGCCAACGCGGACCTCGGCAGTTTCATGGCGCAGATGGCGGCGCAAGGCGTGCGTGCGCTGCCGCTGAATTTCGCGCAGGTGGCCAGCGTGCCGCAGAACGCCAATCTGGTGGTGCTGGCCAGTCCACTGGCGCAACTGGCGCCGGGCGCGACACAGGCGCTGGTGCATTGGTTGCATGACGGCGGCAATCTGTTGTGGCTGACGGATCCGGGCAGCGAACATCTCGGCCTGGCACCACTGGCGAAAGAGCTCGGCATCCGCGCGCTGCCTGGCGAGATCATCGACCCCAGCGGCGCTGCAGCCGGCGTGCGCGATCCGCGCGTGCTCGTGGTCAGTCACTATCCGCCCGATCCGATCACGCGCGACTTCGCGTTGGACACCGCTTTCCCCGGCGTCGTCGCATTGGCTCGCACGCAAGGCAACTGGAAGTACACGCCACTGCTGGTGTCCTCGCCACAGAGCTACACCGCCGCGGCTGGCGTTGGCGCAGCGCCGGCTTATGCGGCCAGCGCCGGCGACCTGCGCGGTCCGCTGGATTTCGGTTTCACGCTGACGCGGCTGTCGGCCAATCCGCTGCACACGGAGCAGCGCGTGGTGGTGATCGGCGACGGCGATTTCCTCTCCAATACCTTTCTCGGCAATGGCGGCAATGCGGCGCTGGGCGCGCGCATTTTCGACTGGCTGCTGGGCGACGATACGCTGGTGCACTTGCCACCGCGCACCGCTCCCGACCGTCACCTGAACATCGGCCAGCGCGGCCTGAACGCACTGACCCTGACGCTGATCGCGCTGCCGCTGTTGCTGCTGGCGCTGGCCAGTGCGCTGTGGCTGCGCAGGCGGCGCCGTTGA
- a CDS encoding ABC transporter permease subunit → MSLLAVLRLELRRLLLRPWPWLLAAAVLAWLGWNELLAVGAILDAQDRLALLPAAPGITDIVAVPLLAQFAEIALLLVPLLSMQALAGERRAGTLALLLAQGLPARSIVLGKYLAQLLWLWALLALVVLLPLLLAPATHLDWGKLAAATLGIALLLAGLLAVGVACSSYTRQPPLAAALALALTLALWAGVAQGRAPQLAGPVLGWISLPTHLQPLLRGWVSTDDLAYFGILIALALSIATHRLGRERELG, encoded by the coding sequence ATGAGCCTGCTGGCGGTACTGCGCCTGGAACTGCGCCGCCTGCTGCTGCGTCCGTGGCCATGGCTGCTGGCCGCGGCGGTTCTGGCCTGGCTGGGCTGGAACGAACTGCTCGCCGTGGGCGCAATCCTGGATGCGCAGGACCGCCTCGCGCTATTGCCGGCCGCGCCCGGCATCACCGATATCGTCGCGGTGCCGCTGCTGGCGCAATTCGCCGAGATCGCGTTGCTGCTGGTGCCGCTGCTGAGCATGCAGGCCCTGGCGGGCGAACGCCGCGCCGGCACGCTGGCGCTGCTGCTGGCGCAAGGCCTGCCGGCGCGCAGCATCGTGCTGGGCAAGTATCTGGCGCAGCTATTGTGGCTGTGGGCGCTGCTGGCGCTGGTCGTGCTGCTGCCCTTGCTGCTGGCGCCGGCGACGCATCTGGATTGGGGCAAGCTGGCCGCAGCCACGCTGGGCATCGCACTGCTGCTGGCCGGGCTGCTCGCGGTGGGCGTGGCCTGCTCCAGCTACACACGGCAACCGCCACTGGCGGCGGCGCTGGCACTGGCACTGACGCTGGCGCTGTGGGCCGGCGTGGCGCAAGGACGCGCGCCGCAACTGGCCGGACCTGTGCTGGGCTGGATCAGCCTGCCCACGCATTTGCAGCCGCTGCTGCGCGGCTGGGTCAGCACCGACGACCTCGCGTATTTCGGCATTCTGATTGCGCTGGCGCTGAGCATCGCCACGCACCGCCTCGGCCGCGAACGGGAGCTCGGCTGA
- a CDS encoding ABC transporter ATP-binding protein, with translation MSSLPPRLALHAVSRRRAGRMVLKPTTLHLAAGEVLGLLGVNGAGKTTTLMLMAGILAPSNGRVELNGADLGEVPQCARRHIGYLPEHAPLWPELTVREQLDAHGALRGLRGAALSAPRDTLLLRLDLAPLAKRLCAQLSLGQRQRVGLACALLHQPDVLILDEPGTGLDPVQTENLRVLLRERAAAGAAIVLSTHLLAEVTALCTRVAILHQGELRHDAPLHTGAAAWRVTLGVNQAEPARAALNALAAAIEIEDTQHVRVQLHRDADAALLVRTLVGANLALLGLEPATPPLARVFMDIAASGSEHAA, from the coding sequence ATGTCGTCGCTCCCACCCAGGCTCGCCCTGCATGCGGTCAGCCGCCGCCGCGCCGGCCGCATGGTGCTCAAGCCCACCACGCTGCATCTGGCCGCGGGCGAGGTACTGGGCCTGCTCGGGGTCAATGGCGCCGGCAAAACCACCACGCTGATGCTGATGGCCGGCATCCTCGCGCCGAGTAACGGACGCGTGGAACTGAATGGCGCCGATCTGGGTGAAGTTCCGCAATGCGCGCGCCGCCACATCGGCTATCTGCCCGAGCATGCGCCGCTCTGGCCGGAGCTCACGGTGCGCGAGCAACTGGATGCGCACGGCGCACTGCGCGGCCTGCGCGGCGCGGCGCTGAGCGCGCCGCGCGACACCCTGCTGCTGCGCCTGGATCTGGCGCCGCTGGCCAAGCGCCTGTGCGCGCAGTTGTCGCTGGGCCAGCGCCAGCGCGTCGGCCTGGCCTGCGCGTTGTTGCATCAGCCTGATGTCCTGATCCTCGACGAGCCCGGCACCGGCCTGGATCCGGTGCAAACCGAAAATCTGCGCGTGCTGCTGCGCGAACGCGCCGCCGCGGGCGCCGCGATCGTGTTGTCCACGCATCTGCTGGCCGAGGTCACCGCGCTGTGCACGCGCGTGGCGATCCTGCATCAAGGCGAACTGCGCCACGACGCGCCGCTGCATACCGGCGCAGCGGCCTGGCGCGTGACGCTCGGCGTGAATCAGGCCGAGCCGGCACGCGCCGCGCTGAACGCACTGGCCGCAGCAATCGAGATCGAGGACACGCAGCACGTGCGTGTGCAGTTGCATCGTGACGCGGATGCCGCGCTGCTGGTGCGCACCCTGGTCGGCGCCAATCTGGCCCTGCTCGGGCTGGAGCCGGCCACGCCGCCGCTGGCGCGTGTGTTCATGGATATCGCCGCCAGCGGCAGCGAGCACGCTGCATGA
- a CDS encoding DesA family fatty acid desaturase: MFDSLLNFFAHGLVNAGLGSMAIYLLVVTQLTILSVTLYLHRSQAHRGVDFHPLIAHFFRFWAWLTTAMVTKQWVAVHRKHHARVETADDPHSPMVFGIKRVFWQGVELYRVAANDKAIEEKYGRGTPDDWIERHLYARFPDAGPTLLALLSVALFGFWGLAIWAIQMLWIPFWAAGFVNGLGHYWGYRNFESADTSTNLSPWGLWIGGEELHNNHHAFPSSAKFALRKFEVDIGWVVIRCLQALRLAKVLRVAPSLDVRPNVHLPDSETLRAVLTHRFHALTDYYRQVIMPTLRDEAAQASECVRGVPAKLRRALADGGRWLDGEGRARMQTLIERRPTLRTVVEFRARLLAALDQRVPEQALKNLQQWVREAEASGISVLQQYAARLKAYALPA, translated from the coding sequence ATGTTCGACAGCTTGCTCAACTTTTTCGCGCACGGCCTTGTCAATGCCGGTCTCGGCAGTATGGCGATCTACCTGTTGGTGGTGACACAACTGACCATTCTCTCGGTCACGCTGTACTTGCATCGCAGCCAGGCGCACCGCGGCGTGGATTTCCACCCGCTCATCGCGCACTTCTTCCGTTTCTGGGCCTGGTTGACCACGGCCATGGTCACCAAGCAATGGGTGGCGGTACACCGCAAGCACCACGCCCGCGTCGAGACCGCGGATGATCCGCACAGCCCGATGGTGTTCGGCATCAAACGCGTGTTCTGGCAGGGCGTGGAGCTGTATCGCGTTGCTGCCAATGACAAGGCGATCGAGGAAAAGTACGGACGCGGCACGCCGGACGACTGGATCGAACGCCATCTGTATGCGCGCTTCCCGGATGCCGGCCCGACCTTGCTGGCGCTGCTCAGCGTCGCGCTGTTCGGTTTCTGGGGGTTGGCCATCTGGGCCATCCAGATGCTGTGGATTCCATTCTGGGCGGCCGGTTTCGTCAATGGACTCGGTCATTACTGGGGCTACCGCAACTTCGAGTCGGCGGATACCTCGACCAATCTTTCGCCGTGGGGTCTGTGGATCGGCGGCGAAGAGCTGCACAACAACCACCATGCGTTTCCAAGCTCGGCCAAGTTCGCGCTGCGCAAGTTCGAGGTCGACATCGGCTGGGTGGTGATTCGCTGCCTGCAGGCGCTGCGCCTGGCCAAGGTGTTGCGTGTCGCGCCTTCGCTCGATGTGCGCCCCAACGTGCATCTGCCTGATTCCGAAACACTCAGGGCCGTGCTCACGCATCGCTTCCATGCGCTCACCGATTACTACCGGCAGGTGATCATGCCGACGCTCAGGGACGAAGCAGCGCAGGCCAGCGAGTGTGTGCGCGGCGTGCCGGCCAAGCTGCGCCGCGCGCTGGCCGACGGCGGACGCTGGCTGGATGGTGAAGGCCGCGCGCGCATGCAAACGCTGATCGAGCGTCGCCCGACTTTGCGCACCGTCGTTGAATTTCGTGCGCGGTTGTTGGCAGCCCTTGATCAGCGTGTGCCCGAGCAGGCGCTGAAGAATCTGCAGCAGTGGGTGCGCGAGGCCGAAGCCAGCGGCATCTCGGTGTTGCAGCAGTATGCCGCGCGCCTGAAGGCCTACGCGCTGCCGGCCTGA
- a CDS encoding NTP transferase domain-containing protein, with protein MRQLIQRLRGTREHAKTTVDASTHGAVLLASGISLRGGLQTDALAAQQGEPLLREIARRALATQPAALIVSVPADDHTALEVVLHGLPLRCLPVRRGMAQGAALRAALAVLPHACASVLLVPCDRAATDPGTLDRMLAAWREQPARAVALRNADRMPGLPALLPRAWWHGLDAANGLALRNLLQARTTEVEWLDASMAAACDTEPVRDGQGVNGSNGCVST; from the coding sequence ATGCGGCAACTGATCCAGCGATTGCGTGGCACGCGCGAACACGCCAAGACCACCGTCGACGCATCCACACACGGCGCGGTACTACTCGCATCGGGCATTTCCCTGCGTGGCGGCTTGCAGACCGATGCCCTGGCCGCGCAGCAAGGTGAACCGCTGCTGCGCGAGATCGCGCGCCGCGCCCTGGCCACCCAGCCGGCCGCGCTAATCGTCAGCGTGCCCGCCGATGACCACACGGCGCTGGAAGTCGTCTTGCACGGCCTGCCGCTGCGCTGTCTGCCGGTGCGCCGCGGCATGGCGCAGGGCGCGGCTTTGCGCGCAGCGCTGGCGGTCTTGCCGCATGCCTGCGCAAGCGTGCTGCTCGTGCCGTGCGATCGCGCCGCCACCGATCCGGGCACCCTGGATCGCATGCTCGCAGCCTGGCGCGAACAACCCGCGCGCGCCGTGGCGTTGCGCAACGCTGACCGGATGCCCGGCTTGCCGGCGCTGTTGCCGCGTGCCTGGTGGCACGGTCTGGATGCGGCCAATGGCCTGGCGCTGCGCAACCTGTTACAGGCGCGCACGACGGAAGTCGAATGGCTGGATGCCAGCATGGCAGCCGCCTGCGACACGGAGCCCGTGCGTGACGGTCAGGGCGTGAACGGCAGCAACGGCTGCGTGAGCACGTAA
- a CDS encoding fasciclin domain-containing protein, translated as MRRIPVASALLLGLLLSFSAPAADVAATLAARPELSRFAAALKASGLDARLRQGHWTLFAPDDATVALPLPPFRAAQLPALRDWLAHHLVPGHVAPGTARIGQAPRALAGNSVQLQAIGGPLLAGDAPVRGAAVPADNGLIYVLTQPLLPFTP; from the coding sequence ATGCGTCGTATCCCTGTCGCCAGTGCCCTGCTGCTGGGCTTGTTGCTGAGTTTTTCCGCGCCGGCAGCCGATGTCGCGGCCACTTTGGCTGCACGGCCGGAGCTGTCGCGCTTCGCTGCCGCACTCAAGGCAAGTGGGCTGGATGCACGTCTGCGGCAAGGCCATTGGACGCTGTTCGCGCCCGACGATGCCACCGTCGCATTGCCGCTGCCACCGTTTCGCGCAGCACAGCTGCCGGCGCTGCGCGACTGGCTGGCGCACCATCTGGTGCCGGGGCACGTGGCCCCCGGCACGGCGCGGATCGGGCAGGCGCCGCGCGCGCTGGCCGGCAACAGCGTGCAGTTGCAGGCGATCGGCGGACCATTGCTGGCTGGCGACGCGCCGGTGCGCGGCGCGGCCGTTCCAGCCGACAACGGCCTGATTTACGTGCTCACGCAGCCGTTGCTGCCGTTCACGCCCTGA
- a CDS encoding GNAT family N-acetyltransferase, translated as MMHDAQLLIRDATSGDHAFLVDCAAAMALETEHKQLDPARLAHGVRTLLAQPARGFYLIAERAGTRAGTLMVTYEWSDWRGGDFCWIQSVYVLPEARRGGVYRALHAATQARARNAGAVGLRLYVEQDNTHAQRTYAALGMQRTTYAMFEQEFTSQ; from the coding sequence ATGATGCACGACGCACAACTCCTCATCCGCGATGCAACGTCCGGTGACCACGCCTTTCTGGTCGATTGCGCCGCGGCGATGGCGCTGGAAACCGAGCACAAGCAGCTCGACCCGGCGCGTCTGGCGCACGGCGTGCGCACGCTGCTGGCGCAGCCGGCACGCGGGTTTTATCTGATCGCCGAACGCGCCGGCACGCGCGCCGGCACGCTGATGGTCACCTATGAATGGAGCGACTGGCGCGGCGGCGACTTCTGCTGGATCCAGAGTGTCTACGTATTGCCCGAAGCACGTCGCGGCGGTGTCTATCGCGCCTTGCACGCAGCCACACAAGCACGCGCACGCAACGCCGGCGCCGTGGGTTTGCGTCTTTATGTCGAGCAGGACAATACGCACGCGCAACGCACTTACGCCGCGCTGGGCATGCAGCGCACCACCTATGCGATGTTCGAGCAGGAATTCACGTCGCAATGA